From Leptidea sinapis chromosome 12, ilLepSina1.1, whole genome shotgun sequence, the proteins below share one genomic window:
- the LOC126967129 gene encoding NADH-ubiquinone oxidoreductase subunit 8-like, translating into MLSFRFSYIRGHRGSIRKYCDSSCAQNVQCPPCPPPTPRRIPYPTDPRATTPPFYCTPRTKYDVNFIYVNDKPPSTDLKSFVDRVAQAVFWREIITGFAVTLAHIFKEPATINYPFEKGPLSPRFRGEHALRRYASGEERCIACKLCEAICPAQAITIEAEERSDGSRRATRYDIDMTKCIFCGYCQEACPVDAIVEGPNFEYSTETREELLYNKEKLLSNGDRWEPEIISNIRDNHLYR; encoded by the exons ATGTTATCTTTTCGATTTTCATATATTCGAGGACATAGGGGTAGTATTCGTAAGTACTGTGATAGTTCATGTGCCCAAAATGTTCAGTGTCCCCCTTGTCCTCCACCTACTCCAAGAAGAATACCGTATCCAACAGACCCTCGGGCAACCACGCCACCATTTTACTGCACTCCAAGAACTAAATACGACGTTAACTTTATCTACGTAAATGATAAGCCTCCTTCAACTGATCTAAAGAGTTTCGTGGACAGAGTAGCCCAGGCTGTATTTTGGAGAGAGATAATAACAG GATTTGCTGTGACATTGGCTCATATCTTCAAGGAACCAGCAACAATCAATTATCCATTTGAAAAAGGTCCTCTGTCACCACGTTTTAGGGGTGAGCATGCTCTGAGAAGATATGCTTCAGGTGAAGAAAGATGCATTGCATGCAAGTTATGCGAAGCAATATGTCCTGCACAGGCCATTACTATCGAAGCTGAAGAGAGATCAGATGGGTCTCGTAGGGCCACTAGATACGATATAGATATgacaaaatgtattttttgtgGCTATTGTCAAGAGGCTTGCCCCGTAGATGCAATAGTCGAAGGTCCTAATTTTGAATACAGCACTGAAACTCGCGAAGAACTCCTTTACAATAAAGAGAAGTTACTGAGTAATGGTGATCGGTGGGAACCAGAAATTATTAGCAATATTCGGGATAATCATCTGTATCGATAa